The following coding sequences are from one Epilithonimonas vandammei window:
- the pfkA gene encoding 6-phosphofructokinase, with translation MSENNIKSIAVLTSGGDAPGMNAALRAVVRTANHFNIDCYGIREGYNGLIAGDVTKMGPRSVKNIINQGGTILKSARSKEFMTYEGRKKAFEQCQKLGIDALVCIGGDGSFTGAKVFNEEFGIKVIGVPGTIDNDIFGTDNTIGYDTALNTAMDAIDKIRDTATSHNRVFFVEVMGRDAGFIALNSGIATGALDILIPERKDSMDDLFSTFRMAEKVGKSSSIVVVAEGEVLGSIYDLAKATKEEFPNYDIRVTILGHIQRGGSPSCADRVLASNLGYGAVIGLMEGKNKVMVGMQSNKITYTPIEEAIKKHNEIDKNLLQIAEILAM, from the coding sequence ATGTCAGAAAACAACATTAAATCTATTGCGGTTCTGACTTCTGGAGGCGATGCGCCAGGGATGAATGCCGCACTTAGAGCAGTTGTAAGAACAGCGAATCATTTTAATATAGACTGCTACGGCATCCGCGAAGGATATAATGGTCTGATTGCAGGTGATGTTACCAAAATGGGACCTCGTTCCGTAAAAAATATAATCAACCAAGGAGGAACCATTCTTAAGTCTGCCCGTTCCAAAGAGTTTATGACGTACGAAGGAAGAAAAAAAGCCTTTGAACAATGTCAGAAATTAGGTATCGACGCCTTAGTATGTATCGGTGGTGACGGAAGTTTTACCGGTGCTAAAGTTTTCAACGAAGAGTTCGGAATCAAAGTAATTGGTGTTCCGGGAACGATTGATAATGATATCTTCGGGACAGACAATACGATTGGATACGACACAGCGCTTAACACAGCAATGGACGCGATCGACAAAATCCGAGATACTGCAACATCCCATAACAGAGTTTTCTTTGTAGAAGTAATGGGACGTGATGCAGGATTCATCGCCCTGAACAGCGGTATTGCAACCGGCGCGTTGGACATTTTGATCCCTGAAAGAAAAGACAGTATGGACGATCTTTTCAGCACATTCAGAATGGCAGAAAAAGTGGGTAAATCGTCCAGCATCGTAGTGGTAGCTGAAGGTGAAGTACTTGGCAGCATCTATGATCTTGCGAAAGCAACCAAAGAAGAATTTCCAAATTATGATATCAGAGTAACCATTTTGGGTCATATCCAGAGAGGTGGCTCGCCTAGCTGTGCAGACCGAGTGCTTGCCAGCAACCTAGGATATGGAGCAGTAATAGGATTAATGGAAGGAAAAAATAAAGTAATGGTTGGTATGCAATCTAATAAAATCACTTATACGCCGATAGAGGAAGCCATCAAAAAACATAACGAAATTGATAAGAACCTGCTTCAGATTGCAGAAATTCTTGCAATGTAA